The nucleotide window TCATAAGTCATCGTGTTTTTCATTCCAACCTGATATTCCAAAACGGATTGGTTATCCAAAAGTGTGAGCGCAAAACGATATTCGGGAAGCACTTTTGTCCCACCTGTAAAAAACAATTCCAGGCGTTTTCCTTTCTTATTATCTAATTGAACTTCTTTTTGTTCATAACGAATCTTTAGTTTACCAATGCGGTTATTTCCATAAACAAAAGGAGAATTCCAATTATCTACGGAGAAACGTGCGTTTTGAAAAATGACAAGATTCGAAATTTTATCTGTTAAAGTGTAATTACCTTTTTTAAGATTAATAGACACCGAAAGTTTGTTGTTTCCGAGCTCAAGCACCGAATCTTTCAATATGACTTGAGTCTCTATCTTTTGACTTTTGGATTGAGCCAATCCAAATAAAGGAATCAGTAATAATCCTAATATAATTTTTCTCATCTGATTTATTTTATATTTTTATAAACTGTAAATATAAAGAAAACCCCGACTTCAAGAAAATTCTTGAGCCAGGGTTTGCCATTACTAACTAAAAATATTAACTAAAAAATCAATTAATTTAAATCCCAGAAGATTTTTGTATTCAAATTATCTTTAGCACTTACTTTAGCATAGTTGTCGCCATTGTAAGTTTTTTCAGAACCTGGATATGTCCATCTTACCGGTGGAGTTGTTTGAGCATTACCATTATCAGGTAAGAAATTCATAACTGGCAAGTTTGTTCTTCTTTGTTCTGTCCAGCTATCTTCAGGTTGAACAACGTTGAAGTGAATATATCTTTGGAAACCAATCAAAGCCATTCTCGCTGCAGGTGTTGTAGCCAACGCAAAGTTTACTGCAGGCATAGCAATATAAGCATCGACTTCAGCAGCTGTAGGAACAGTAGCAGGCAAGAAACCTGTATCATTTGATCGTTTAGCAATTTCTACATAAAAATCAACCGATTGTCTGATAGCTGTTTCATAAGCTGTTTTTGCAGCAGCTATATTACCAGTTCTCACATAATATTCAGCAACAATTAAGTTCATTTCAGGAGCATTGATTAATGTACCAGGGAACCATTTATTACGGCTTAAAGCTGAACGGTTGTATATTGCAATTACAGCATCTTGATTCATCAATTTATCTTGGTTAACAGAATTATCCATTTGATCAAGACCGATATAAACTCCATTTGCTTTTGTTCCTGGTTCAAACAACCAAGGTTTACGTGGGTCGTTGTTAGTATTCATGTGGTCAATCATCAATTTTGGAGCTGCATTATTGTTCCAAGATTCTAAACCATCTTTAAACCCTTCAGAACTCAATATTGTTCCACCACCACTATCCTTAGTATCTTGATTGTAAACTTTGAATTCGATATTATCTGCATTAGTGGCAACATAATTTCCACCAGAGATAATCTCAGCCATTTCAGTGGTTGCTCTTGCTTGGAAAGCTGGAACTGCAGAAACTCTGTTCAACATTCTTAAACGTAAAGAATTACAGTATTTTTTCCATTTTGTTAAATTCCCTTTGTTGATCAAATCTTGGTTTTTAAATTCCAAATCAACTTTAGGAGTAAGCGTAATAGTGTTCAACTCAGTTGAAAACGCTTTCAAATCATCCAACATTTTGGTATAAATTGCCTCTTGGCTGTCATATTTTGCATTTGCACTAGCGTAATTTCCACCGGTCATACTAATTTTTCCAGCTTCAGAGAAAGGAATATCTCCAAAATTATCAACCATTTTTTCAGCATGCTCATACAAATAAATAGTTGAAGCAATAGTATAGATTCTGTTTGCCGTTTGCTCTGAAGCAGGTAAAGCAGCCATCACTCTTTCTAATTCTCTATATTGTGCAAGGAACCCATAAAATCTACCCCATCTGTCAAGAGAAGCAGCCCCTACAACATATCTACCTGATATATTAGTAAATCCGTGCGCCTGAGTATAGCTTAGGGAAGTTTGTCTAATTACGGTAAAATAGTTCCAATACGCCGGAATCACATCTTCCCAGTTTCTTTTCATAAAACCAGCAAACTGTTTGGGAACAGTGGTTGTTTCAACTGTAGCCGGATTTTTGTAGGCATCCTCAAAATCAGATTGCGAACAAGAAGCAAATAAACTTGCAACAGTCGCTATTGATATATAAATTAATTTTCTCATGTTCAATTTTTTAAATTATGCTTTATTAAATTAGAAAGAAACTCTCAACATACCTCCAAAAGTTCTTGTAGATGGAGTCAATCCTGCATTGTTTACGTTTTGAGACCATCTTGATCCAGCCGTAGTTGCCTCAGCATCCATATCTTTAACTGTTCTGTAGAAATAAAACAAGTTACGTCCGAAAACTGAAAAACTTATTTTAGAGGCTCCAATTCTATTAGCTATTGAAGTAGGTAAAGCATACGCTAATGACAACTCTCTTAATTTGATGTAATCATTTCTTTGGATATAATCTTTGTAAATTGAGTTACTTCCGTATTTAGGGCCTCCCCAGTTGTAAGAGTAGTTATAGTATCTTTCTTGTGGAATTACATTTTTGTTTACTGAACCATCAGCAAGTACTCCATCCATTAACATACCATCATTAAATACTCTTTCTCCATTTGGACCAGCAGTAGTTCCAACAGGTACTTGATACCCCACTTGGTTTTTATCTTGGTAATAAGACAGACCTCCATGCTCAGTATCCATAGCTCCTAAACTCTTTTCAGTCAAACCACGGCTTGTTAACCAACTGATTCCAGATGGCATAACATAACCTCCATAAGAATAATCAATATTTACGTCTAAAGTAAAAGCTTTATAAGTAAATGAATTTATTAACCCTCCAATTCCACTAGGCATTGCAGTACCATATTTTTCCCATTTGTCACCATCCAATTGGTAAGTACCGTCATCACCAACGATTTGTTTTCCGTTAGCATCTACTCTGATTGGGTGAGCATAAAGACCTCCCATTGATTCACCTACAACAGATTTTAACTGTGCACCATCCTCGTAGTCTGCATGCAATAACTCAGTGGCACCATTGGCTAATTTCACAATTTTGTTAATGTTTTTAGCCCAGTTCAAAGTAACGTCCCAAGAAAAATCCTGAGTTCTAATAGGAGAACCTGTTAAAGCAATCTCAAAACCTTGATTACTCAACTCCCCTACGTTGGCCAAGATAGATGTTGCCCCTGTAGTTGGCGCCAAAGACATATCTAAAATTTGATCTTTAATTTTTGCATTATAGTAAGAGAAATCCAATCCTAATCTTCTGTCTAAGAATTTAGTTTCGAAACCTACCTCAATTTCATTTTTCATCTCTGGTTTGATTCCCTCATTTCCATAACTAGACGATGAATTTGTAATCAATATAGGGCTAGTAGTTCCTTGAGTACCAAGTGTAGATTGATTAAAAGCAACGTTAGCACGGTATGGATCAGGGTAATTACCCACTTTACCCCAAGAACCACGAATTTTTGCATAATTGATTACTTCCGGCAATTTAACAGCATCTGATAATATGAAAGAGGTGTTAATTGAAGGATAAATAAACGAATTGTTATTTGGGTTCATTGTAGAAGTACGGTCTCTTCTCAAAGTGGCTTCAACGAACAAATAATTTTTAAAACTACCACTTAAAGTTCCGAAAAGAGCATCTTTTACTACTTCTTTTCTATAAGAATCGCTTGAAGGCGTATTTACAGAAGCATTCATATCATACCATCCTTCAACACTTAAACCGCCGCTAGTAGATCTTGACAACCAAGAAACTGTTTCTTGAGATCCTGAATAACCAACAAGAGCATTAACATTAAAATCATCATTGATTTGTTTGTTATAAGTCAACATTACATCAGCATAAGTCAAATTATAATCGTCCGATCTCATGCTAAAACTTCCAGGGCCAAATCCATAAACTAGTGGTTTATCAACTCTATTCTCATCCTCTGTATTAATAGATGTTAAATCAGTAGAAATTCTTCCTTTTACTTTCAACTCTTTCGTAATATCAAAAGTTTCAGTAATAGAAGCCATCAAACGGTTTGTTTTCTCCAATTCTTGATTTGCGTTAACATTCCACATGAAGTTTCCGATATCTCCTTTAAAACCATTATAAATGATATTTTCACTTGGAGTCAAACTTTGCGTACCTGCTCCCTCAACATATTTGTAACCTAAACTAGTTTGGTATTTTCCTTTGTACCAATCTCCATTATCAAAAGTTCCAATCATACCTCCAAAACCATTTACTAATTCGTGTACGATTCTAGCACGGTTGTTAACATTCTGATTAATGTAATTTACAACGATATCCGTTTTTGATCTTGTTCCCACTTTAAATGATGTATTCAAGTTAAAAGTGTTTTTCGCAATTTTGTGTCCCAAACTCAAGCCTTGTGAATCATAGTGTGTATAAGAAAAACGAGTGTTGCTGTTTTCACCTTTGCTTGAGATAGAAATATTTGTAGTCGCATCCCAACTGTTTTGGAAAAGATTTTTGAAACCATCTTTTTGGAAAGAATAAGGTCTAACTATTCCATCCCAGCTCATAATAGGCTGACCGTCAAATTTAGGTCCAAAGTTACGAGTAACATTTTGAATCCCTCTCATATCTTTAATCCCGTCACCATTGGTATCATACATTACGAAACCGTTTGTACTTCTAGTATCATTACCACTGTAAGAATCCGTATCTCCTGCTCCTCTTACGTTTTGATATTTTGGAGTATAAGCAATTGGGTTACTTGCAAAACTGGTATTAAAATCAACTCCTAAGCCTTTTTTGCTTGTACCAGATTTTGTAGTTACCAATACAACCCCATTTACAGCCTCAGAACCATATAATGCAGCTGCAGACGCCCCTTTAAGAATAGAGATATTCTCAATATCCTCAGGGTTTAGATCTGCAAAACCATTACTTTTTACACGTTGTTGAGCCCAGTAATCATTATTATTTACTTCGCCATCACGGATTGGCACCCCATCAACCACAATAAGCGGTTGGTTTTTCCCTGTAATAGAGTTCACCCCACGAATTTGAATATTGATTACACCAGTACCTCCTGGAGTTGAACTAATACGAACACCCGGAGCTTTACCGTACAAAGCGTTGGCAACTGTAGGCGAACCAGTCTTCACAATTGCATCCGACTTAATAATACTGGTAGCATAACCAATTGCTTTGTTCTTTTTGGATTGTCCCAAAGCAGTTACAGTAACTCCTTCCAATTCGTTTGTAGCTCCCTGCATTTTTACTTTTACACCATCAGCTGCTTTTACTTCTACAGTTTTAAAACCTATCGAACTTACAACTAGAGTTGCTCCTTCTTTTGCAGAAATTTTAAACGCTCCACTCTCATCTGTAATTGCGCCCTCTTTTGAGCCTTTTTCCTTAACAGTAACACCTGGAACCGGCATGTTTGCATTATCCGTAATTACTCCGGAAATCGTTTTGTTTTGTGCATTCACATTCTGAAAACACATCACTACTAGAAAAACTAACAGTGATTCATATAACAGTTTTCTCATATTATTATTGGTTTTGTTTGTTTTGTTTTGATTCTTAAAATTAAGAGGCTATACTATTTTTTTCATACAGCGCCTTTTAATCTTTATCGCTTTTTCTCTTTCGGGACTTAACGATAATTTATTAACCATTTAATTCTTTTTTTAAAATTTATATCATAAGCAATCGTTTTTATTTAATATTCTATTTCAATTTTGTGAATTTTACTACATCGTTTTAGTGTCTTTGATAAAAAATTGCATTTAATACAATCATTTTGCTAAAAATTTACTAAATCGTTATAGTATTTTTTATTAAAAAAAAGGATTTTAATTGGTCTAATAAAAATCCTATTTGTGTTTTAAAACAATATCTTGCCTAAAACTGAACCTTATTTTCAAACAGATTCTCTGATAATTAGGTTTCCTTTATTCTTTTCTTTCTGCACCTTAAACTTAGCTTTGTCCTCCATTTGCATCATCAATAGCTCAACAGTTTTTTTACCCATTTCCTCAATTGGTTGTGACAAAACCGTTATTGCAGGAGAATGTAATCTAAAACTATCATGATCATCAAAACTGATTACCGCTTTGTCTTTTGGAATTTTTAATCCTAATTTTTTAAATGACTGCAAACCTGCCAACAGCAAATAATTGGTACTAAACAAAACAGCATCAATATCGGTTACTGTATTCAAAAAATCACATATCTTTTCAATTCGTTCTTCTTCTGTAATATGATAATCTAATTCCAAAATTCTAGATTTATCATACAATTCCACCTCGTTCAACGCATCGATATAACCCTGCTTTCTCAATTGCATCTGAACCAATTCTCTTAAATTAGTTACAAATCCAATTTTTTTAAATCCTTTTTCCAAAAAATAACGTGTGGCAGTATAGGCTCCATCCAAATTATCAAGCACTACATGACTAACATTTTGATCTTCAAAATAGCGGTCAATCAATACAACCGGACGCTGCAAATCAATCAATCGATCAATGGTAGATTTCATCCCCACTGTAGGCGTGATAATATAGCCATCAACATTTGCCTGCAACAAACTATCTACTAATTCAACTGCACGGGCATCATCACCACTTGTACTGCAATAAAACACTCTATAATTTGACCGAATTGCTTCTCTTTCAATAACCTTAGCGAAATCAGAAAAAAACTGATTTGAAATATCTTCGACAATAAGTCCAATAGATCTGGTTTTGCCTGTTCTTAAACTACTGGCAATCATATTGGGTCTGTAGTTCATTTCTTCAGCTATTTTTAGAACTTTTTTAATTACCTCACTACTTATCCCCATCTTCTCTCCTTTGTTATTTAAAACAAAAGAGACCGTTGTAACCGATACGTTTGCTACTTTGGCGATATCCTTAATAGTAATCATTTTGCCCATAAAAGTTAATTCAATCTTTAAAGTCTGTTAATTTTATATTAACAAATATATTGAATAAAACATTTTACAAAAACGATTTAGTAATTTTTTTTTTAGTACAAATCAATCTTTAACAATAAACTGAAATGTCTCAAAATAATATTTAAAATTTCTAAGAATAACTCAAATATTTTATGTTAATTCTGGAATTATTTTCAGTGAAACAAAAAAACTTATATAGCAATAGAGAAAAGAAATATATTTTTTTAACATGAAATCTATTAATTGAATTTTTTTTTCCTTCTCTTATTCAACTTTCCGGTATCTCTTTTCGCTTAAAATCTTTCATAGTATAGTATTTCTTAGCACGACTCAATAGAATAACTAACACTTTTTTTACATAAAAAAAGCCCCTAATAGTTAAAACTATTTAGGGGCAATTCAAACAACTAACTAAAAACTATGACTTTTCAATTACATCATAAACCATGGTTTATTTGATATGTTATCATTTCCATTTGAAGCGGCATTCCAATTCTCAAAATTGGTTGCTTTTTCTGTGTTTGGATAAGTAAATTTATTTAGAACAGGTACATTTAGTATAGTTACATGCGGTGTGCCATCAGCTGTTCTTCGTTTCAATGTCCAAGCCTCATACGGTTGGTGAAAAAGAGCAATCCAACTTTGTTTATAAATTTGATCCAATGCAATAGCCGGTGAAGCATTGTAAGCAATTGCTGGATTGCTTAACATTGTTGTCATTTCTAATGGTGTTGGAGCCGCCGCTGGTTTATTTACTACCCAAATAGCTGCACTATTTGCTCTTTTATACCAGAAATTCACAGATTCTGTAATTCCAGCCTCATAAAATTGTTTTGCTGCAACAGGATTTACAGCTACACCACCAATACCTCTAGCATATATTTCTGCTTTCAAAAAATTAACTTCAGCACTAGTAATAAACAATACTGGCATAGTTTCATCATCAGCATAATAGAAATTTACCGGCGAATAATTATAATTTTGAGCAGGAAGAGGTGTAGCCCAAGCAGTTAACCTAGACTCTTGGTAGCAATAATTCCCATCTACTTCATTAGGAGTTGATGAAGTAGGTACTTGTGGATAGGCAACCCATTTACCCGCACGGTTAGGTTCGAATAAAATTTTACATCTTAAGTCATAAATTCCAGAACCATCATCATTTGTATTACTTGCCATAGCGTTAAACATGGTAGATCCCATTCGGATATAGGAGTTTCCAGTAAAATCTGTAATACGTTTATTTGTAAAACTAGCAATAGTTCCAGGATACAAACCATAATTATCACCTGTTCCCAACAATGGTTTTGTCAAAGCATCAGCAATAATAGCATCGGCAACTGTTTGGTTTTTACCTCTAATAACCAATGCATATCTTAGACGTAACGAATTTGCCAGTTTTTGCCATTTTGCAATATCTCCGCCGAAAATCACGTCACTAGCTCCAACAGGATTTTGACCTGCATTGGAAGCCAAGTTATCAACAGCCCATTTCAAATCATTCAAGGCTGAAGTCATTATTTCTGATTGAGAATCATAAGAAGGTCTGTAATAATCTGCTCCATCGTAAGCTTTCCCAGCATTTTTATAAGGCATATCACCAAACATCAAAGTTGCATGAATTGTCTTATATGCCAACATTGTTTTCAGCATCGCTTTCAAATTAACCATTTTGGCGGCATTTGGATCAGCATCTATTACCGATTCTAATTTTCTTGCATTTGCCAAGGCAGTATAATAATTAGTCCAATGACCTATAGCAAGATCATCCATACGATACCCCGAAGAAGCATAAGGAGCAGCCAGTTGAGTCGCTTGATAAATAAAAGACCCCTTCATTCTACCATTACCAGAAATATCTGTCATACTTGCTGATATACTATTAAACAAAGCGGGAATTGTTGGAGCATACACTTTATTTTCCCAAGCCTTATTCATGTCACCAAAGTCCTGTTCACAAGAAGATGTTGTAGCCACAGTTATTGCTCCTAAAAGGAATAATTGAACCGTTTTTATTTTTATATTATTAAATTTCATGTTCTTAAATGTTAAATGTTAGAATTTAGCTTTCAAACTTACACCCAATGTACGTGTGCTTGGAAAAGCAGACCATTGCAAACCTTGCCCGTTTCCAGTACCGTTTATAGCTTCTGGATTTAAGTGATCAGGTAAAGTGGTATAGAAATAGAAAAGATTTCTACCAATTGCCGATATTGATAAATCTTGGAATACTTTTGATTTATGCAATAAACTAGGATTGAATCTATAAGTTAACACAACCTCTCTCATTTTTACCCAAGAATTTTCGAAAACAGATAAACTTCTTGGTTTATTCAAATCACTCCATCCTGCATATTGACCTGCATATTTGTACATATAACTTACAACTCTATCATTTGGTCTATTATCAGAAACGTTGAATCCATCTAAAATTACACCTGAATTTGATGTTGTTCCATCAGGGTAAGTATAAGGTAATCCTCCCCCATTTCTTTCAACCAATGTTTCTGGTAACAAACCATTACCCATTGCTGTAGCGTGGTCAACAGAGTAAATATCTC belongs to Flavobacterium gilvum and includes:
- a CDS encoding SusD/RagB family nutrient-binding outer membrane lipoprotein encodes the protein MRKLIYISIATVASLFASCSQSDFEDAYKNPATVETTTVPKQFAGFMKRNWEDVIPAYWNYFTVIRQTSLSYTQAHGFTNISGRYVVGAASLDRWGRFYGFLAQYRELERVMAALPASEQTANRIYTIASTIYLYEHAEKMVDNFGDIPFSEAGKISMTGGNYASANAKYDSQEAIYTKMLDDLKAFSTELNTITLTPKVDLEFKNQDLINKGNLTKWKKYCNSLRLRMLNRVSAVPAFQARATTEMAEIISGGNYVATNADNIEFKVYNQDTKDSGGGTILSSEGFKDGLESWNNNAAPKLMIDHMNTNNDPRKPWLFEPGTKANGVYIGLDQMDNSVNQDKLMNQDAVIAIYNRSALSRNKWFPGTLINAPEMNLIVAEYYVRTGNIAAAKTAYETAIRQSVDFYVEIAKRSNDTGFLPATVPTAAEVDAYIAMPAVNFALATTPAARMALIGFQRYIHFNVVQPEDSWTEQRRTNLPVMNFLPDNGNAQTTPPVRWTYPGSEKTYNGDNYAKVSAKDNLNTKIFWDLN
- a CDS encoding SusC/RagA family TonB-linked outer membrane protein, whose translation is MRKLLYESLLVFLVVMCFQNVNAQNKTISGVITDNANMPVPGVTVKEKGSKEGAITDESGAFKISAKEGATLVVSSIGFKTVEVKAADGVKVKMQGATNELEGVTVTALGQSKKNKAIGYATSIIKSDAIVKTGSPTVANALYGKAPGVRISSTPGGTGVINIQIRGVNSITGKNQPLIVVDGVPIRDGEVNNNDYWAQQRVKSNGFADLNPEDIENISILKGASAAALYGSEAVNGVVLVTTKSGTSKKGLGVDFNTSFASNPIAYTPKYQNVRGAGDTDSYSGNDTRSTNGFVMYDTNGDGIKDMRGIQNVTRNFGPKFDGQPIMSWDGIVRPYSFQKDGFKNLFQNSWDATTNISISSKGENSNTRFSYTHYDSQGLSLGHKIAKNTFNLNTSFKVGTRSKTDIVVNYINQNVNNRARIVHELVNGFGGMIGTFDNGDWYKGKYQTSLGYKYVEGAGTQSLTPSENIIYNGFKGDIGNFMWNVNANQELEKTNRLMASITETFDITKELKVKGRISTDLTSINTEDENRVDKPLVYGFGPGSFSMRSDDYNLTYADVMLTYNKQINDDFNVNALVGYSGSQETVSWLSRSTSGGLSVEGWYDMNASVNTPSSDSYRKEVVKDALFGTLSGSFKNYLFVEATLRRDRTSTMNPNNNSFIYPSINTSFILSDAVKLPEVINYAKIRGSWGKVGNYPDPYRANVAFNQSTLGTQGTTSPILITNSSSSYGNEGIKPEMKNEIEVGFETKFLDRRLGLDFSYYNAKIKDQILDMSLAPTTGATSILANVGELSNQGFEIALTGSPIRTQDFSWDVTLNWAKNINKIVKLANGATELLHADYEDGAQLKSVVGESMGGLYAHPIRVDANGKQIVGDDGTYQLDGDKWEKYGTAMPSGIGGLINSFTYKAFTLDVNIDYSYGGYVMPSGISWLTSRGLTEKSLGAMDTEHGGLSYYQDKNQVGYQVPVGTTAGPNGERVFNDGMLMDGVLADGSVNKNVIPQERYYNYSYNWGGPKYGSNSIYKDYIQRNDYIKLRELSLAYALPTSIANRIGASKISFSVFGRNLFYFYRTVKDMDAEATTAGSRWSQNVNNAGLTPSTRTFGGMLRVSF
- a CDS encoding LacI family DNA-binding transcriptional regulator, which gives rise to MITIKDIAKVANVSVTTVSFVLNNKGEKMGISSEVIKKVLKIAEEMNYRPNMIASSLRTGKTRSIGLIVEDISNQFFSDFAKVIEREAIRSNYRVFYCSTSGDDARAVELVDSLLQANVDGYIITPTVGMKSTIDRLIDLQRPVVLIDRYFEDQNVSHVVLDNLDGAYTATRYFLEKGFKKIGFVTNLRELVQMQLRKQGYIDALNEVELYDKSRILELDYHITEEERIEKICDFLNTVTDIDAVLFSTNYLLLAGLQSFKKLGLKIPKDKAVISFDDHDSFRLHSPAITVLSQPIEEMGKKTVELLMMQMEDKAKFKVQKEKNKGNLIIRESV
- a CDS encoding SusD/RagB family nutrient-binding outer membrane lipoprotein, which codes for MKFNNIKIKTVQLFLLGAITVATTSSCEQDFGDMNKAWENKVYAPTIPALFNSISASMTDISGNGRMKGSFIYQATQLAAPYASSGYRMDDLAIGHWTNYYTALANARKLESVIDADPNAAKMVNLKAMLKTMLAYKTIHATLMFGDMPYKNAGKAYDGADYYRPSYDSQSEIMTSALNDLKWAVDNLASNAGQNPVGASDVIFGGDIAKWQKLANSLRLRYALVIRGKNQTVADAIIADALTKPLLGTGDNYGLYPGTIASFTNKRITDFTGNSYIRMGSTMFNAMASNTNDDGSGIYDLRCKILFEPNRAGKWVAYPQVPTSSTPNEVDGNYCYQESRLTAWATPLPAQNYNYSPVNFYYADDETMPVLFITSAEVNFLKAEIYARGIGGVAVNPVAAKQFYEAGITESVNFWYKRANSAAIWVVNKPAAAPTPLEMTTMLSNPAIAYNASPAIALDQIYKQSWIALFHQPYEAWTLKRRTADGTPHVTILNVPVLNKFTYPNTEKATNFENWNAASNGNDNISNKPWFMM